One window of Biomphalaria glabrata chromosome 6, xgBioGlab47.1, whole genome shotgun sequence genomic DNA carries:
- the LOC106078027 gene encoding uncharacterized protein LOC106078027 yields MCSSAKVMTDRRHSRRKSMARAKLWTQVNKGVARLQPLLGEFKPVNGMMKTVTNTAPPSNRARTSSVKYPCLNKSLRTMSFEAAYGEGPADINFLKNKLGFCIPSEELILRSQTLRLTSEWHPPRSSLDDLTSSSALKNITSLTNRKSFLDSVKSDQRRASFRMDSQKLGHHMSLDENLREVERLEHILNIKVSPSSALYPITDVQHTENRMAELKKIAERARRNSQVHEMMIEQKLSTYRDKDEKIYIDVKSHIDLSKIDDRTKIFNKISRLESKIKSFAVRGEATIHSPTNEEENEEIYRILQHHIVTSSESTEVT; encoded by the exons ATGTGTTCCTCGGCTAAAGTAATGACTGATCGTAGACACAGTAGAAGAAAGTCCATGGCAAGGGCAAAACTTTGGACTCAAGTAAACAAAGGGGTGGCCAGGTTGCAGCCCTTGTTGGGAGAGTTCAAG CCAGTGAATGGTATGATGAAGACAGTGACGAACACAGCCCCGCCATCAAATCGTGCCAGGACTTCGTCAGTAAAATACCCCTGCCTGAACAAGAGCTTAAGGACAATGTCTTTTGAAGCTGCTTACGGAGAAGGGCCAGCCGACATCAACTTTTTGAAAAA caaaTTAGGATTTTGTATTCCAAGTGAAGAATTAATTTTACGATCACAGACACTACGTTTAACTAGTGAG TGGCATCCACCGAGATCTTCTCTAGATGACTTGACTTCCTCTTCTGCACTGAA AAATATCACATCACTGACAAATCGCAAGTCCTTTCTTGACTCAGTGAAATCTGATCAAAGGCGTGCCTCATTCAGAATGGACTCGCAGAAACTCGGTCATCACATGTCTCTGGACGAGAAC CTTAGGGAAGTCGAGCGCTTGGAACACATCTTAAATATCAAGGTTTCCCCAAGTTCTGCTTTGTACCCCATCACTGATGTCCA GCACACAGAGAACAGAATGGCTGAGCTGAAGAAGATTGCTGAGCGAGCTAGGAGGAACAGTCAAGTTCATGAGATGATGATCGAGCAGAAGCTGTCTACCTACCGAGACAAAGACGAGAAAATCTACATCGATGTCAAGTCTCACATTGACCTGAGTAAAATTGACGACAGGACGaagatttttaacaaaatatcgaGGCTAGAGAGCAAG ATCAAGAGTTTCGCAGTCAGGGGAGAGGCCACCATACACTCCCCTACCAACGAGGAAGAGAACGAAGAAATCTATCGGATTCTCCAACATCATATCGTGACGTCCAGCGAGAGCACAGAAGTTACTTAG